In Candidatus Deferrimicrobium sp., the DNA window AACCAGATCGAGATCTACTTCTCCATCCTTCAACGGAAGGTTTTGACCCCCAACGACTTCCCGTCCCTGGAAGCGCTCAAGGAGCGCCTCTTCGCCTTCGAGCGGCATTACGAGGCGATCGCGAAACCGTTCGAGTGGCAACAGGCCGTATGCGGGAGTGTCCTGGCTCATCTCGCACCTCCTTGCCCGGTCGAGTCGTGACTCGTCGGGCTGGCGCCGTGGCCGTCATCACCGTGGTGACCCCCGTGTCCGCGGTGCATGAAGAAGTGGAGAAACGGGCACGCCAGGAGCAGCAGCCAAGGCAGCGCGCCCAAGATGTGCGCCTTGTGCTCGCTCCAGAGAAAGAACACCGCGATGCCAAGAAACGCGACCAAGGCGATCCCGAAGGGAAGACGAAAAGATCTGTGACCTCCGGTTCGATCGGAGGTTTTCAACGCGGAATCCTGATCCATGGCTGTACCCCTTTTTCTAAATACGGATCGGTCTGTTTCACCACCATGACGACTCTGCCGGCGATTACCGCTATATCCTGGCTCTCCGAAGCCTCAATGCATTGCCGACAACCGACACGGAACTGAAACTCATCGCCGCGGCGGCGATGATCGGGCTGAGCAGGATGCCGAAGAACGGGTAGAGGACGCCCGCCGCGACGGGAACGCCCAGTGCGTTGTACGCGAAGGCGAAGAACAGGTTCTGCTTGATGTTCCGCATGGTTGCGCGGCTCAAGCGGCGCGCTCGCACGATCCCCCGCAGGTCTCCCTTGACCAGCGTGACTCCGGCGCTTTCCATGGCCACGTCGGTCCCCGTTCCCATCGCGATCCCCACCTGGGACTGCGCCAGCGCCGGCGCGTCGTTGATCCCGTCGCCCGCCATGGCCACGATCCGCCCTTCCCCCTGCAGGCGCTTCACGGCATCGGCTTTCTGGTCGGGAAGGACCTCGGCCATCACCTCGTCGAGACCTAGCTTCCCTGCGACGGCCCCGGCCGTCGTCTTGCTG includes these proteins:
- a CDS encoding DUF2933 domain-containing protein, whose amino-acid sequence is MDQDSALKTSDRTGGHRSFRLPFGIALVAFLGIAVFFLWSEHKAHILGALPWLLLLACPFLHFFMHRGHGGHHGDDGHGASPTSHDSTGQGGAR